The Natronobacterium texcoconense genome includes the window GTTCTCGGCGTCGGCCTCGACCTCGAGCGTGACGTCGATCTCCTGATAGCCGGGGCGTGGCTCGTCGCTCTTGCCGAGGAATCTGGCGGGATCTAGCTCGCCCTCGAGGTGTATTTCGACGGACTCGAGGTCGAACCCGTACTCGTCGGCGACGAGGTGGGCGACGACGTTGAGACAGCCGGCCCAGGAGCCGAGCAGGTACTCGACGGGGGTCGGTCCGTCGTCGGTGCCACCGCTCGCTGGCGGTTCGTCGATCACGAACTCGAAGTCTCGAGCCGTGACCGTCGTCTTCGTGTGGC containing:
- a CDS encoding OsmC family protein — its product is MSNSARTQRFDVSATGESHTKTTVTARDFEFVIDEPPASGGTDDGPTPVEYLLGSWAGCLNVVAHLVADEYGFDLESVEIHLEGELDPARFLGKSDEPRPGYQEIDVTLEVEADAENEVLEEWLAEVERRCPVGDNIENETPTTLTLEH